AAATGGGGAGCAAAGATCGATGTGGCGGCCAATGGAGAAGAAGCCATTCGCAAGCTTGATACAAATAAGCATCAAATGATCTTAATGGATATGCATATGCCTGTGATGGATGGATATGAAGCAGTGAAGATCATTCGCAGTAAGGGGATCAACATTCCTATAATCGCACTAACAGCGAGTTTACCATCAGAGGTAGAAGAACGTGCACGCGATCTTTCTATCAATGCGATCGTTACCAAACCTTTTGAACCGGATGAGTTTCTGAAATTATTGATCAAGATCCATCATCAATGATCCAATAAAAATGCCTTGATTTTTTCAGCCAATAACTTCACATCCACTTGCTCTATCGGATGTGCGGTATTGGGTAAGATCTGATACTGGCTGTTCACTAATGCTGTTGCAGCATTTTGTGTTTCCTGGGATGATACCATATTATCTTTTTCACCGAGTAATACCAGTGTAGGACAATCAATCTTTTGCAATACAGCAACAGGAAGTAATGGATCTTTGCCTAGTGCTAATAACATGGCGGCTGTTTTGTGGAGTAGATTTTTCCATTCCGTATGACCATGTCTTTCTGCCAGCTGCTGAGCAAATGCCGGTACTTTTTCTTCGATAACTTCCGGTCGCAGCATTTTGGTTTCTTTGGCGGCTATTTCTTCACTCCATTCATATTTAGTACCCAGTGTAATGATCTTTTGAAAAATGCCGGGATATAGCGACGCTAAATAAACAGCAACATATCCTCCCATACTATAACCAAATACCATGGGCTTATCAAGTTGATGCTTTTCGATAAAATCGGCGATTGCTTTTGCAAAAGCCTGCATCGAAAAAGACTCAACAGGGTCGCTATTACCATGACCGGGGAAATTAAAGCAATACACGTCAAAGTAAGGACTGAGTTCACTTTTAAGTGATAACAGCTGATCCATCGATCCAATAGCCCCGTGTAGTAGTAATAGTGGTTGCATCTAACAAATATAAAACAAGGCCTTGACCCTTACTCAAAGTGGAATACAAAGAAATCATGTAAAAATCAGACGTTGATTTTTTGACTAAACTCCGCTCATTGTTCTTGTTTGACTGTTCAAATGAAAACCAAAATTCTTTTCTACGAACATTTTCATATTTGAATGCTAAAAGGAAAACAATGAGAAAGTTGCACCTGTTTTTAATGGGTATGATCCTGTTGAGCATTTCATCTCTTGCTCAGTCTTCAAAGAATGGAAAGATCTTGCTCACGCTTCGTAATGAGCAACAGCAATTGCTTGAAAATGCAACAGCTGAGTTATTACGCGTGAAAGACTCTTCGCTGATAAAAGCTTCGATCAGTGACAAAACAGGAGTTGTTGTTTTTGAAAATCTATTATCAGGAAACTATCGCATCCGCATTTCAATGATGGGGTATACGACTTCGTATACAGCACCCATTACTGTTACTGAATCAGCAGGCGAAGTCAATGCAGGCACTATAACCTTACAGGCAGCGGCCAATACCATGAGTGAGGTAACCGTGACCAGTCGTAAACCTTTTATTCAGAAACTCACAGATCGTATCGTAGTAAATGTAGAGAGCAGTATTGTTAGTGCGGGCAGTTCTGCATTGGATGTACTGGAGCGCTCGCCTGGAGTTAGTGTGGATCAGAATGATGTGATTGGTTTGAGAGGCAGACAAGGTGTTATCATTATGATCGATGGAAAACCAACACCGATGTCTGGAGCAGATCTGGCCAACTATTTAAGAGGCTTACCGGCAAATACGATTGAGCGGATCGATATTATTACCAATCCCTCTGCTAAATATGATGCTGCGGGTAATTCCGGCATCATTGATATCCGAATGAAAAAAGACCAACGTTTGGGAACCAATGGAACATTAACGCTGGGTTATGGTCAAGGTGTGTACCCTAAATCGAATGCCGGACTAACATTCAACCACCGCAACAAAAAAATAAATCTGTTTGGTAATTATACTTATGGTTACAGAATGAACATGAATCACCTGATCTTGGATCGTAATTTCTTTAATGAGAGTAAAGTGTACACAGGAGGTGATCTAAAAGATAATTATACCACATCTCCTTTTCATTTTCATAATACTCGTTTTGGATTTGATCTGTTTCCATCAAAGAAAACCATTATTGGTGCAGTGGTCAGTGCCAACTTCAATAACTTCGGAAGAAAAACAGTTAATGCATCTGATGTAATTGATGCGCAAAAGCAGAAGGTATCCACATTCGCCACACTCGCTAATAATAATGATGATGCGCAGAATGTAGTTGCCAATATCAATTTTAAACATTCATTCAACACCAATGGTAAAGAACTTACTGCGGATGTTGACTATGGTGAGTACAACTCTTCTTCACTTTCGAGAGTTGCTACTAAGTATTACAATCTTAATGGAACACCCTTGCAACCTGATTATATATTAGATGGTGATCAGGATGGAAAATTGATCTTGCGCACAGCAAAGATCGATTATTCAAATCCTTTAAAAGAAGGGGGCAAGTTTGAATTAGGTGCAAAGACCAGTTATGTGTCTGCGGATAATGATGCGAAATTCTTTGATATGAGTACTGGAATTCCACAAGATGATGTCAATAAAACCAATCGATTTAAGTACAATGAATATAATAATGCTGTGTATGTGAACTTTAGTAAAGAGTTCAAGAAGTTTAATATTCAGCTTGGCTTACGTGGTGAACATACCAAGATCAATACGCATCAGA
Above is a genomic segment from Sediminibacterium sp. KACHI17 containing:
- a CDS encoding outer membrane beta-barrel protein yields the protein MRKLHLFLMGMILLSISSLAQSSKNGKILLTLRNEQQQLLENATAELLRVKDSSLIKASISDKTGVVVFENLLSGNYRIRISMMGYTTSYTAPITVTESAGEVNAGTITLQAAANTMSEVTVTSRKPFIQKLTDRIVVNVESSIVSAGSSALDVLERSPGVSVDQNDVIGLRGRQGVIIMIDGKPTPMSGADLANYLRGLPANTIERIDIITNPSAKYDAAGNSGIIDIRMKKDQRLGTNGTLTLGYGQGVYPKSNAGLTFNHRNKKINLFGNYTYGYRMNMNHLILDRNFFNESKVYTGGDLKDNYTTSPFHFHNTRFGFDLFPSKKTIIGAVVSANFNNFGRKTVNASDVIDAQKQKVSTFATLANNNDDAQNVVANINFKHSFNTNGKELTADVDYGEYNSSSLSRVATKYYNLNGTPLQPDYILDGDQDGKLILRTAKIDYSNPLKEGGKFELGAKTSYVSADNDAKFFDMSTGIPQDDVNKTNRFKYNEYNNAVYVNFSKEFKKFNIQLGLRGEHTKINTHQIKGNQKFDSSYFQLFPSAFFNYKLKEDQTLGLSVSRRIDRPGYSQLNPFLFLIDVTTYATGRPGLLPQLTWSYELSYTMKNINFTFGYSHTKQNQNIAIARFKDVFPNLPSNDNVTVQIPINLSSQDYYGLTVSAPLRVNSWWNMVNNGNVFYNHFNGKLGSTTLNNGKPAFDIRTNNNFTMGKGWISELNVNYNSGGQYGFMVARPQWGLALGVQKSILNKKGTIRFNVTDIFWTNLPRATITYNNYIEIWRAYRETRVANITFTYRFGKNTVQAARRRTTASEEERSRAGN
- a CDS encoding alpha/beta hydrolase, which codes for MQPLLLLHGAIGSMDQLLSLKSELSPYFDVYCFNFPGHGNSDPVESFSMQAFAKAIADFIEKHQLDKPMVFGYSMGGYVAVYLASLYPGIFQKIITLGTKYEWSEEIAAKETKMLRPEVIEEKVPAFAQQLAERHGHTEWKNLLHKTAAMLLALGKDPLLPVAVLQKIDCPTLVLLGEKDNMVSSQETQNAATALVNSQYQILPNTAHPIEQVDVKLLAEKIKAFLLDH